The following are encoded together in the Candidatus Zixiibacteriota bacterium genome:
- the mrdA gene encoding penicillin-binding protein 2, translated as MDRLELSMSGRERTAIVVIILMFLFLFAGLLRFQVFQHQQLADQSEKNRVRLLPIVTRRGTFYDREGRVLVDTRTSYTVSVLPSEEVRNLTVPNLAGLLQIDTVEIRKRIVKNTVNRYQPAAVKRGTPFEIVAVLEEQHDRFPGVTIQMERVRNYADSTGAECATGHVSEVSRDELEQYRSSDLRPGSIIGKKGLEKAFDPQLRGLDGTEYIEVFASGQVVGPYEGLARKNPVPGADLHLTLDLDLQRASLLALDSFCCGAVVAIDPRNGEILAMVSYPSWNANLFSGPISDSLWQAMSTDSSHPLLNRPLTGQYPPGSTLKLITVGAGLEEKLITPTSTFRGCTGGYRFGNRIFHCWDERGHGVLAAAHAIEQSCDIYMYQLGLKLGVDLLSKYYDECGFGKPTGIEIPGEVRGNNPNSAYYDRIYGKRGWTQGLVLNNSIGQGEILVTPLQLAQFYCGIANSGTVYRPHMVRSVVWPDGRRQVMSPRRSFALPFSPETMAVLREGARLVVQGDRGTARSLRRKGYTIAGKTGTAQNPHGRDHSLFVGFAPFEAPEIVVCAIIENAGHGSEVAAPVVAKVIDAYMAKKQPPDQIAAVAPEAKR; from the coding sequence ATGGATCGCCTCGAGTTGTCAATGTCCGGCCGGGAACGCACCGCAATTGTGGTGATCATCTTGATGTTCCTTTTTCTGTTTGCCGGCCTGCTTCGGTTCCAGGTCTTCCAGCACCAGCAACTGGCCGACCAGTCTGAAAAGAACCGTGTTCGCCTGCTCCCAATCGTCACACGGCGGGGCACGTTTTATGATCGCGAGGGCCGCGTCCTGGTCGACACGCGCACGTCCTATACCGTGTCGGTCCTTCCATCGGAAGAGGTGCGCAACCTGACCGTACCGAACCTCGCCGGGTTACTTCAGATTGATACTGTCGAAATCCGCAAGCGGATTGTCAAGAATACAGTCAATCGTTACCAGCCGGCGGCCGTCAAACGTGGTACACCATTCGAAATCGTCGCCGTCCTCGAAGAACAGCACGATCGCTTCCCCGGGGTTACCATACAGATGGAGCGGGTGAGAAACTACGCCGACTCCACCGGTGCGGAGTGCGCCACCGGCCACGTTAGCGAAGTATCCCGCGATGAATTGGAACAGTACCGTTCCTCCGATCTTCGACCCGGCTCGATCATCGGCAAAAAAGGACTGGAGAAGGCGTTTGACCCGCAGTTGCGTGGGCTCGACGGCACGGAATACATAGAGGTGTTTGCATCGGGGCAGGTGGTCGGACCGTACGAAGGACTTGCGCGAAAGAACCCGGTACCCGGGGCCGACTTGCACCTCACACTGGATCTTGATTTGCAACGCGCAAGCCTGCTCGCGCTCGACAGCTTTTGCTGCGGAGCGGTGGTGGCAATCGATCCCCGCAACGGCGAGATACTGGCGATGGTGTCGTACCCAAGTTGGAACGCCAACCTGTTTTCCGGTCCCATCTCCGACTCGCTCTGGCAGGCGATGTCTACCGATTCCTCGCATCCGCTGCTGAACCGCCCCCTTACCGGACAGTATCCGCCGGGATCAACGCTCAAGCTGATAACCGTCGGCGCCGGGCTGGAGGAGAAGCTCATCACGCCCACGTCGACTTTCCGCGGCTGCACCGGCGGGTACCGATTCGGCAACCGTATCTTCCACTGTTGGGACGAGCGGGGGCATGGCGTGCTGGCAGCCGCGCATGCTATCGAGCAGTCCTGCGACATATACATGTACCAGTTGGGCTTGAAACTTGGTGTCGACCTGCTCAGCAAGTATTATGACGAATGCGGATTCGGCAAACCGACCGGTATCGAGATCCCCGGCGAGGTGAGGGGCAACAACCCTAACAGTGCCTACTATGACCGTATCTACGGAAAGCGCGGGTGGACCCAGGGGCTGGTGCTGAATAACTCCATCGGGCAGGGTGAAATCCTTGTGACGCCCTTGCAGTTGGCCCAATTCTATTGCGGCATCGCCAACTCAGGCACAGTTTACAGACCGCACATGGTAAGGTCCGTCGTCTGGCCCGACGGCCGTCGCCAGGTCATGTCACCTCGACGCTCCTTCGCGCTACCCTTCTCTCCGGAGACAATGGCGGTTCTTAGGGAGGGGGCGCGGTTGGTGGTGCAGGGGGACCGTGGAACGGCTCGGTCTTTGCGGCGCAAAGGATACACGATTGCCGGCAAGACCGGCACGGCCCAGAATCCGCACGGGCGCGACCACTCGCTATTTGTCGGTTTTGCCCCGTTCGAAGCTCCGGAAATCGTGGTGTGCGCGATTATCGAGAACGCGGGTCATGGCTCTGAGGTCGCGGCGCCGGTCGTAGCGAAAGTCATCGACGCCTACATGGCGAAGAAACAGCCGCCGGACCAGATCGCGGCGGTCGCTCCGGAGGCGAAGCGATGA
- the mreC gene encoding rod shape-determining protein MreC has translation MKWTSHLVSNYVRTINLAAICLLSLGLIMTGPQVAPYVSGTIITVLYYPFSKIKTTVENALATAEENARLQLLLRETTLRLSSLSEIQRENIRLQKILDFEAPPGYRLLPARVISISGTVVPTNAVINKGSRDGVVQGMPVINQIGLVGRVITALEEVATIELLTNPANRVAAKVAESRQMGIVRYRTRDGMILDNFPILGDIEVGYQIISSGLGGVFPPGLVIGTVRDVDRPPEETFCRVEIEPAADFNSLEELFVLKESRQ, from the coding sequence ATGAAATGGACTTCCCATCTTGTTTCGAATTACGTACGCACGATTAATCTTGCCGCAATCTGCCTCCTGTCCCTCGGTTTGATCATGACCGGCCCGCAGGTGGCGCCGTACGTCAGCGGGACGATCATAACCGTACTCTATTATCCATTCTCCAAGATCAAAACAACCGTGGAGAACGCATTGGCCACGGCTGAGGAGAACGCCCGTCTGCAGCTTCTTCTTCGCGAGACCACACTGCGTCTGTCCAGCCTGAGCGAGATTCAGCGCGAAAACATCCGCCTCCAGAAGATTCTGGACTTCGAGGCCCCACCCGGCTACAGACTGCTGCCGGCGCGGGTGATTTCGATAAGCGGCACCGTAGTGCCGACTAACGCGGTTATAAACAAGGGCTCCCGGGACGGGGTCGTCCAGGGGATGCCGGTAATAAACCAGATTGGCCTGGTCGGTCGCGTTATCACGGCCCTGGAAGAAGTAGCTACAATAGAACTACTCACAAATCCGGCCAACAGGGTAGCCGCAAAGGTGGCGGAAAGCCGTCAGATGGGTATCGTACGCTATCGAACACGCGACGGAATGATCCTCGATAACTTCCCGATTCTGGGCGATATCGAGGTCGGCTACCAGATTATTTCATCGGGATTAGGGGGAGTATTCCCGCCCGGCCTGGTGATCGGGACGGTTCGGGATGTCGACCGACCTCCGGAGGAGACATTTTGCCGGGTCGAGATTGAGCCGGCTGCTGATTTCAACAGCCTCGAGGAGCTGTTTGTCCTCAAGGAGAGCCGGCAGTGA
- a CDS encoding Trm112 family protein — MMALPQKLLDKLACPKCHGSLEYRPEKDQLICPNCRLVFRVADDIPVLEIETAEKLK; from the coding sequence ATGATGGCGTTGCCGCAAAAACTGCTGGACAAACTGGCCTGCCCAAAGTGCCACGGCAGCCTGGAGTACCGTCCCGAGAAAGACCAGTTGATTTGTCCGAACTGCCGGCTGGTTTTCCGGGTGGCCGATGACATCCCGGTGCTTGAAATCGAGACGGCTGAGAAACTGAAGTAG
- a CDS encoding PTS sugar transporter subunit IIA, with protein sequence MKLSKFCEEGLVTFNMKGSTKDAAIEELVDLAAASNMVKDRDRLLQDVREREELVTTGVGNGVAFPHAKTRSVKGVVIAFGRNDTGIDFDAMDQKPVYLFFLIAAPEDAIGAHLNVMARLSFLMKSAENRQKLMEATSPGDVLTLIDKIN encoded by the coding sequence ATGAAACTGTCGAAATTCTGTGAAGAGGGGCTGGTTACTTTTAACATGAAGGGGAGTACCAAGGACGCCGCAATCGAGGAACTGGTCGACCTGGCGGCCGCATCGAATATGGTCAAGGATCGCGACCGCCTGCTCCAGGACGTCAGGGAGCGTGAGGAACTGGTCACCACCGGTGTCGGCAACGGGGTGGCGTTTCCGCACGCCAAGACCCGTTCCGTGAAAGGGGTGGTGATTGCTTTCGGCCGCAACGACACGGGCATCGATTTCGACGCCATGGATCAAAAGCCGGTGTATCTGTTCTTTCTTATCGCCGCCCCCGAGGACGCAATCGGCGCGCATCTTAACGTGATGGCGCGGCTGTCGTTCCTGATGAAATCGGCGGAGAACCGGCAGAAGTTGATGGAAGCCACTTCCCCCGGAGATGTTCTGACTCTGATTGACAAGATTAACTGA